A genome region from Macaca fascicularis isolate 582-1 chromosome 3, T2T-MFA8v1.1 includes the following:
- the TMEM184A gene encoding transmembrane protein 184A isoform X1, translating into MSNVSGILETAGVPLVSATWPQPNPPPAVPAGPQMDHMGNGSQGAPWLFLTSALARGVSGIFVWTALVLTCHQIYLHLRSYTVPQEQRYIIRLLLIVPIYAFDSWLSLLLLGDRQYYVYFDSVRDCYEAFVIYSFLSLCFQYLGGEGAIMAEIRGKPIKSSCIYGTCCLRGMTYSIGFLRFCKQATLQFCLVKPVMAVTTIILQAFGKYHDGDFNVRSGYLYVTLIYNASVSLALYALFLFYFTTRELLRPFQPVLKFLTIKAVIFLSFWQGLLLAVLERCGVIPEVETSGGNRLGAGTLAAGYQNFIICVEMLFASVALRYAFPCQVYAEKEENSPAPPAPMQSISSGLRETVSPQDIVQDAIHNFSPAYQHYTQQATQEAPRPGTHPGGSSGRGRKSRSLEKRMLIPSEDL; encoded by the exons ATGAGTAATGTCTCAGGGATCCTGGAGACAGCCGGTGTCCCCCTGGTGTCAGCGACCTGGCCGCAGCCCAACCCCCCGCCGGCCGTGCCAGCTGGGCCGCAGATGGACCACATGGGGAACGGCTCCCAGGGGGCCCCCTGGCTCTTCCTCACCTCCGCGCTGGCCCGAGGTGTCTCAGGGATCTTCGTGTGGACTGCCCTGGTGCtcacctgccaccag ATCTACCTGCACCTACGCTCCTACACAGTGCCACAGGAACAGCGTTATATCATCCGCCTGCTCCTCATCGTGCCCATCTATGCCTTCgactcctggctcagcctcctcctcctgggagaCCGCCAGTACTACGTCTACTTTGACTCTGTGCGGGACTGCTATGAAG CCTTTGTCATTTACAGCTTCCTAAGCCTGTGTTTCCAGTACCTGGGAGGCGAGGGTGCCATCATGGCTGAGATTCGTGGAAAGCCCATCAA GTCCAGCTGCATCTACGGCACCTGCTGCCTCCGGGGCATGACCTACTCCATCGGGTTCCTGCGCTTCTGCAAGCAG GCCACTCTGCAGTTCTGCCTGGTGAAGCCCGTCATGGCCGTCACCACCATCATCCTCCAGGCATTTGGCAAATACCACGACGGGGACTTCAA TGTCCGCAGCGGCTACCTCTATGTGACCCTCATCTACAATGCCTCTGTCAGCCTCGCCCTCTATGCCCTGTTCCTCTTCTACTTCACCACCAGGGAGCTCCTGCGGCCCTTCCAGCCTGTCCTCAAGTTCCTCACCATCAAAGCCGTCATCTTCCTGTCGTTCTGGCAAG ggctgctgctggccgtCCTGGAGCGGTGCGGGGTCATCCCAGAGGTGGAGACCAGCGGTGGGAACAGGCTGGGGGCCGGCACACTGGCCGCTGGCTACCAGAACTTTATCATCTGCGTGGAGATGCTGTTTGCCTCCGTGGCCCTGCGCTATGCCTTCCCTTGCCAGGTGTATGCAGAGAAGGAGGAGAACTCGCCAG CACCCCCGGCACCCATGCAGAGCATCTCCAGTGGCCTCAGGGAGACAGTGAGCCCCCAGGACATCGTGCAGGACGCCATCCACAACTTCTCCCCCGCCTACCAGCACTACACGCAGCAGGCCACGCAGGAGGCGCCCAGGCCCGGCACCCACCCCGGCGGCAGCTCTGGCAGGGGCAGGAAGAGCCGGAGCCTGGAGAAGCGGATGCTCATCCCCTCGGAGGACCTGTAG
- the TMEM184A gene encoding transmembrane protein 184A isoform X2, giving the protein MSNVSGILETAGVPLVSATWPQPNPPPAVPAGPQMDHMGNGSQGAPWLFLTSALARGVSGIFVWTALVLTCHQIYLHLRSYTVPQEQRYIIRLLLIVPIYAFDSWLSLLLLGDRQYYVYFDSVRDCYEAFVIYSFLSLCFQYLGGEGAIMAEIRGKPIKSSCIYGTCCLRGMTYSIGFLRFCKQATLQFCLVKPVMAVTTIILQAFGKYHDGDFKELLRPFQPVLKFLTIKAVIFLSFWQGLLLAVLERCGVIPEVETSGGNRLGAGTLAAGYQNFIICVEMLFASVALRYAFPCQVYAEKEENSPAPPAPMQSISSGLRETVSPQDIVQDAIHNFSPAYQHYTQQATQEAPRPGTHPGGSSGRGRKSRSLEKRMLIPSEDL; this is encoded by the exons ATGAGTAATGTCTCAGGGATCCTGGAGACAGCCGGTGTCCCCCTGGTGTCAGCGACCTGGCCGCAGCCCAACCCCCCGCCGGCCGTGCCAGCTGGGCCGCAGATGGACCACATGGGGAACGGCTCCCAGGGGGCCCCCTGGCTCTTCCTCACCTCCGCGCTGGCCCGAGGTGTCTCAGGGATCTTCGTGTGGACTGCCCTGGTGCtcacctgccaccag ATCTACCTGCACCTACGCTCCTACACAGTGCCACAGGAACAGCGTTATATCATCCGCCTGCTCCTCATCGTGCCCATCTATGCCTTCgactcctggctcagcctcctcctcctgggagaCCGCCAGTACTACGTCTACTTTGACTCTGTGCGGGACTGCTATGAAG CCTTTGTCATTTACAGCTTCCTAAGCCTGTGTTTCCAGTACCTGGGAGGCGAGGGTGCCATCATGGCTGAGATTCGTGGAAAGCCCATCAA GTCCAGCTGCATCTACGGCACCTGCTGCCTCCGGGGCATGACCTACTCCATCGGGTTCCTGCGCTTCTGCAAGCAG GCCACTCTGCAGTTCTGCCTGGTGAAGCCCGTCATGGCCGTCACCACCATCATCCTCCAGGCATTTGGCAAATACCACGACGGGGACTTCAA GGAGCTCCTGCGGCCCTTCCAGCCTGTCCTCAAGTTCCTCACCATCAAAGCCGTCATCTTCCTGTCGTTCTGGCAAG ggctgctgctggccgtCCTGGAGCGGTGCGGGGTCATCCCAGAGGTGGAGACCAGCGGTGGGAACAGGCTGGGGGCCGGCACACTGGCCGCTGGCTACCAGAACTTTATCATCTGCGTGGAGATGCTGTTTGCCTCCGTGGCCCTGCGCTATGCCTTCCCTTGCCAGGTGTATGCAGAGAAGGAGGAGAACTCGCCAG CACCCCCGGCACCCATGCAGAGCATCTCCAGTGGCCTCAGGGAGACAGTGAGCCCCCAGGACATCGTGCAGGACGCCATCCACAACTTCTCCCCCGCCTACCAGCACTACACGCAGCAGGCCACGCAGGAGGCGCCCAGGCCCGGCACCCACCCCGGCGGCAGCTCTGGCAGGGGCAGGAAGAGCCGGAGCCTGGAGAAGCGGATGCTCATCCCCTCGGAGGACCTGTAG